The window GGGCATCGGTCTCCGAAATCTGCAGGAAGGCATCCGGTGCGGCATCGTATAATTCCTTGCTGCGCCCGGTTTTTGTGCGCGTGTGAAAATGATAAACTACCCTTCCTGTGGTAAGCCAGAAAGGATATTCCTCATCCGGAGTCTCATGAGGCGAATGAAAGTCCGCTGCCCTGAGCCATGCCTTGCCCTCAGGATCTATCGCCTTATACTCCTGTGGGCTCGTAACGGCTCCGGTATCCAGGTCGTGTCCGAATGTTTCACAGTCCTCGAAACCTGTATTAAAATGAAAATCGGTATAAATGCGTTCGGCCCCGTCCGGGAACTGCTCGTTGCACGGCCACTGTATGCCGGAACCTTTTGAGAGCTTTTCGTAAGTCATTCCGCTATAGTCGCACATTCTGCCCTTCGTACACACTTTCCAGGCCTCAAAGGCTCCTTCGGGATCTTTCCATTTAATAAGCGGCTGCCCGTCTTTATCCTTAAATTCCATCCTCCTTGCGTAATCAAGAAATATGTCCAGGTCGCTTCTGGCCTCACCCGGAGGCTCAACAGCTTTGTATGAAATGTGTACCGTACGGTCCACATTTGTAAATGTTCCTGTTTTCTCGCCCCATATTGCCGCAGGCAGAAGGACATCAGCCCTGTGGGATGTTTCAGTTAAGAATGCATCCTGTACAACAAGGAAAAGATCTCGCTTGTCAAGAATTTCTCTTATCCTTGCCAGGTCAGGCATTGAGACTGCGGGATTGGTTGCGCTGATCCAGAGCATTTTAATCGATCCTTCCTCACAGTAACGGAAAAGCTGCATGGCGTGAGTCGGGGCCGACCAATGGGGTATAATTACAGGATTCACATTCCAGATCCTGGCAAGTTCCTCTATGTGACTGGGATTATCCCAGTTACGGAATGCGGGCAGGGCGCCGTCACATCCTGTTTCCCTTGTATTCTGCGCCGTGGGCTGCCCGTTCATCTGCAGCACTCCGCACCCCTGGCGCCCCAGCATACCCCTTAAAAGATGAATGTTATTAACCTGGCATGCGGCAGCTGTAGCCTGATTGGACTGATAGACCCCCTGAAGGCATGTGGAGACCATCGACTTTGCCTCACCGATCAGCTGTGCTGCACGCCTAAGGTCACCTTCAGGTATCCCCGTCAGCTTTTCCACGTTCTCAGGCGTGTAGCTTTTGACGGTCTCCTTTAGTACCTCAAAACCCGTCGTGTGCTGAGTGATGAATTCAGGGTCGATTTTGCCCATTTCAATTAAAAGATTCTGCAGTCCGTTCAGAACGGCTACATTTGTCCCCGCCTTTGGCGCCAGGTGCACATCGGCTTTGGCTGCCGTCCACGTCTTCCTTGGATCAATTACAATAATTACGGGCGGCCTGGGACCAGAGAGGCGGTCCAGTATTCTGGTCCATAATACGGTCTGCGTGTTCGACATGTTATGCCCGGCAAGCATAACAAGTTCTGTCGTATCCAGGTCCGAATAGGATCCCGGCTGCCCGTCGCTCCCGAAGGATTCCATTAAAGATGCCGCGGCCGTTGCCGTGCAGAGCCTAGTGTTGCCGTCCATATGCGGTGTGCCTAAGCCGGCTTTTCCGATAACCCCTAAAGTGTAGTATTCCTCAATAAAGAGCTGTCCCGTGGTGTAAAACCCGATTGCATTTGACGTATGCTTTTCAATTATTTCACGTGAACGCCTGACTATAAGCTCCATCGCCTCATCCCACGAGGCCTGTTCAAGCTTCCCGTTTCTTTTTATCATCGGATACTTCAGGCGGTCCGGACTGTTATTAGCCTCCCAGGCGTGCAGGCCTTTGGGCCCTAGGCGCCCGTGGTTAACCCTGTCCACTGCGCGGCCCCTGACGCCTACAATTTTCCCATCCTTTACGCCTATATCCATGCCGCAGTCGTTTGAGCACAATACGCAGGCCGACTGAACCCACCTTTCCGGCTCTTCCAGCGTCCGCTCGTCAACCCTCTCCGGCCAGGAACCGTAATAAGGAGTCCTTTCTCCCCAAATATCTTTTATGCTGTCCCTCGTCTCGTGCATTTCTGCCTCCCGTTACAATGATCAAATTTCAGGTATCCGTTATTAATTCATAATTAAATTGAAGGCCAAAAACAAGAGTTCTGCCATGAGCTTCGGAAGATTTTTAAGTGAAGGCTCCGGATGCCAAATAAATACATTGCGGGTCTAATAATAAGTGAGCGATAATTTGGATTTTATATGTGCTTCCCTTAACGGGAATTAACCGGATGTTAATAATGCGGGAATATGTATATCTCTTA of the Ignavibacteria bacterium genome contains:
- a CDS encoding nitrate reductase, whose product is MHETRDSIKDIWGERTPYYGSWPERVDERTLEEPERWVQSACVLCSNDCGMDIGVKDGKIVGVRGRAVDRVNHGRLGPKGLHAWEANNSPDRLKYPMIKRNGKLEQASWDEAMELIVRRSREIIEKHTSNAIGFYTTGQLFIEEYYTLGVIGKAGLGTPHMDGNTRLCTATAAASLMESFGSDGQPGSYSDLDTTELVMLAGHNMSNTQTVLWTRILDRLSGPRPPVIIVIDPRKTWTAAKADVHLAPKAGTNVAVLNGLQNLLIEMGKIDPEFITQHTTGFEVLKETVKSYTPENVEKLTGIPEGDLRRAAQLIGEAKSMVSTCLQGVYQSNQATAAACQVNNIHLLRGMLGRQGCGVLQMNGQPTAQNTRETGCDGALPAFRNWDNPSHIEELARIWNVNPVIIPHWSAPTHAMQLFRYCEEGSIKMLWISATNPAVSMPDLARIREILDKRDLFLVVQDAFLTETSHRADVLLPAAIWGEKTGTFTNVDRTVHISYKAVEPPGEARSDLDIFLDYARRMEFKDKDGQPLIKWKDPEGAFEAWKVCTKGRMCDYSGMTYEKLSKGSGIQWPCNEQFPDGAERIYTDFHFNTGFEDCETFGHDLDTGAVTSPQEYKAIDPEGKAWLRAADFHSPHETPDEEYPFWLTTGRVVYHFHTRTKTGRSKELYDAAPDAFLQISETDAPRLGIKEGDWVEVTSRRGMVQMQAAVGNIEPGHLFIPFHYGYWDGDFRPRAANELTITEWDPVSKQPHFKYAAVKISKISPQQLSEDPDKKKQKGVFQSISSLIDTISGAILIGGRR